The following coding sequences are from one Paenibacillus tundrae window:
- a CDS encoding DUF92 domain-containing protein, with amino-acid sequence MNWIIGAVCALIVAGAAYRKKSLTRSGSLAAVLMGTIYYGAGNLFWFGTLLLFFITSTLLSKYHKDRKQELEKSYAKTGNRDAGQVLANGGIGMVLCLGNWIAPHPFWMYAFIGVMATVTSDTWATEWGSLSRRPPRSVVTWKVLTPGTSGGVSWLGTMAAAVGGALIGLGAFFFSWIAGLEGLGLFRWMMVGLVGGLGGAFADSYLGATLQHMYRCTVCGREVEVAEHCGHATVHSRGWSWMSNDLVNVLSSVIGGCLAIVLGIILAL; translated from the coding sequence ATGAACTGGATCATTGGCGCGGTGTGCGCTTTAATCGTAGCTGGAGCAGCCTACCGGAAAAAATCACTTACTCGATCTGGCAGCCTAGCGGCTGTGCTGATGGGTACGATTTATTATGGGGCAGGTAACCTGTTCTGGTTTGGAACGCTGCTATTATTTTTCATTACTTCAACGCTACTCTCCAAATATCATAAGGATCGCAAGCAGGAGCTGGAAAAGTCGTATGCCAAAACAGGAAACCGGGACGCTGGTCAAGTGCTGGCTAACGGTGGGATCGGCATGGTGCTGTGTCTAGGAAATTGGATTGCTCCACATCCATTCTGGATGTATGCATTTATCGGTGTAATGGCTACTGTTACATCGGATACATGGGCGACGGAGTGGGGAAGCCTGAGTCGTAGACCCCCACGCTCAGTAGTGACATGGAAGGTACTTACACCTGGTACTTCGGGAGGGGTATCTTGGCTAGGAACTATGGCTGCTGCTGTGGGTGGAGCCTTAATCGGATTAGGTGCATTTTTCTTTTCCTGGATTGCGGGACTGGAAGGACTAGGCTTGTTTCGGTGGATGATGGTTGGACTAGTCGGCGGGCTTGGAGGCGCATTTGCAGATTCTTATCTAGGTGCAACGCTACAGCATATGTATCGATGTACAGTGTGCGGACGCGAGGTGGAAGTTGCAGAACATTGCGGCCACGCAACAGTGCATTCACGTGGATGGTCATGGATGAGTAACGATCTGGTAAACGTGCTAAGCTCGGTTATTGGTGGATGTTTGGCTATTGTATTGGGGATTATTTTGGCGTTGTAG
- a CDS encoding M42 family metallopeptidase, with amino-acid sequence MTFTINESYVLTLLKKLLDTPSPSGYTHHIIEMIREEAEKLSIPFELNNKGGAILTLAGQDSSKTIGLSAHVDTLGAMVRSITSYGTLKLTSVGGFSMQSIENEYCTIHTRDGRSYTGTILSLHPSVHVYPDARTFERKENHMEVRIDEVVHSKEDVLGLGICVGDFISFDARAVITPSGYIKSRHLDDKASVAALFGILESAHREGWKPLHNVSLLISNYEEVGHGASYIPAEISEMIAVDMGAMGDDLSCKETDVSICAKDSSGPYDYEMTSRLIELAKESKMDYAIDIYPQYGSDGSAALRAGNNIRAALIGPGVHASHSMERTHKDAVLNTARLLTAYITTK; translated from the coding sequence ATGACATTTACCATTAATGAATCTTATGTCTTAACTCTGCTAAAAAAATTGCTCGATACACCAAGTCCAAGTGGATATACTCACCATATCATCGAGATGATTCGTGAGGAAGCCGAGAAATTATCCATTCCTTTTGAACTAAACAATAAAGGCGGCGCCATTCTCACGCTGGCTGGGCAAGATTCATCCAAAACAATTGGACTTAGTGCACACGTTGACACACTAGGCGCGATGGTTCGCTCAATTACTTCATACGGCACCTTGAAGCTAACGTCGGTTGGCGGTTTCTCTATGCAGAGTATTGAAAATGAGTACTGTACAATTCATACTCGGGATGGTAGAAGTTACACAGGTACCATTCTCTCTCTCCACCCCTCAGTACACGTCTATCCGGATGCACGTACCTTCGAGCGAAAAGAAAATCATATGGAAGTCCGAATTGATGAGGTCGTTCATTCCAAAGAGGATGTATTAGGACTCGGCATCTGTGTCGGTGACTTCATTTCCTTCGATGCCAGAGCTGTGATTACACCAAGTGGTTATATCAAATCAAGACATCTTGATGATAAAGCCAGCGTAGCTGCCTTGTTTGGCATACTGGAGTCAGCTCACCGCGAGGGCTGGAAACCTCTACATAACGTGTCCTTGTTAATCTCCAACTACGAAGAAGTTGGACACGGGGCATCCTATATTCCTGCTGAGATCAGTGAGATGATCGCTGTAGATATGGGAGCTATGGGTGATGATCTCAGTTGTAAAGAAACCGATGTATCAATCTGTGCCAAGGATTCTTCCGGCCCTTACGACTATGAGATGACAAGCCGTTTAATTGAGCTAGCCAAAGAAAGCAAAATGGATTATGCCATCGACATTTATCCACAGTATGGATCAGACGGTTCCGCCGCCTTACGTGCTGGCAACAACATTCGAGCTGCACTCATTGGCCCAGGGGTACACGCCTCTCACTCCATGGAGCGTACTCATAAAGATGCTGTGTTAAACACCGCGCGACTGCTTACAGCATATATAACAACCAAATAA
- a CDS encoding fumarylacetoacetate hydrolase family protein translates to MLTNIRNVYCVGRNYKLHAEELGNAVPDEPMIFMKPSHAVVPLNGETIALPSTQGEVHYEAELVIRIGQNYQPGISIVNLVDAYAFGIDFTLRDVQSVIKKKGHPWTAAKGFKNSAPITEFQAFTDVDSLQKADFTLNKNGEEVQRGNIRNMIFDLQTIVDYVGQHYGLGEGDVIFTGTPEGVGSTVAGDVLELTWNGESVSQCTIVAAN, encoded by the coding sequence ATGCTGACAAATATTCGTAATGTATACTGTGTAGGACGCAATTATAAACTTCACGCTGAAGAATTGGGTAATGCAGTACCGGATGAACCGATGATCTTTATGAAACCTTCTCATGCGGTTGTACCGCTTAATGGAGAAACAATTGCATTGCCTTCTACCCAAGGCGAAGTACACTATGAAGCCGAATTAGTGATTCGAATCGGACAGAACTATCAGCCTGGAATCTCTATTGTGAACCTCGTTGATGCGTATGCTTTTGGTATCGATTTTACATTGCGTGATGTGCAGTCAGTGATTAAGAAAAAGGGACATCCGTGGACTGCAGCCAAGGGATTCAAAAATTCAGCGCCGATCACGGAGTTTCAAGCCTTCACAGATGTAGATTCATTGCAAAAGGCTGATTTTACGCTGAACAAAAATGGTGAAGAGGTTCAGCGTGGTAATATTCGTAATATGATCTTCGATCTCCAGACGATTGTGGATTACGTGGGACAACACTACGGTCTTGGAGAAGGTGATGTCATTTTCACAGGTACACCTGAGGGTGTAGGATCAACTGTAGCTGGCGATGTACTTGAACTCACTTGGAATGGCGAGTCTGTAAGCCAATGCACGATTGTGGCAGCCAATTAA
- a CDS encoding LapA family protein produces MKMQWALIAGLVFALFTGIFAVINVNSVEVNLLFNTFQIPLILLILGCTLIGGIIVGSYGIYRQYRLQRENKQLKLRVSELENAKSSTDTFDSYASMDTIGTTEPEGSISNESIESQRKGNPTGTL; encoded by the coding sequence ATGAAAATGCAATGGGCGCTTATTGCAGGTCTTGTTTTTGCACTTTTTACCGGAATATTTGCTGTAATTAATGTGAATTCGGTGGAGGTTAACCTGCTCTTTAACACGTTCCAAATCCCGCTAATTCTTCTGATTCTCGGCTGTACGCTGATCGGTGGAATTATTGTAGGGTCATACGGCATCTATCGCCAATATCGACTGCAGCGTGAGAACAAACAGTTGAAGTTACGCGTATCTGAATTAGAGAATGCCAAATCAAGCACTGACACATTCGATTCCTACGCTTCGATGGATACAATCGGAACAACTGAACCGGAAGGTTCTATTTCTAATGAATCTATCGAAAGCCAGCGTAAAGGAAATCCGACGGGTACGTTGTAA
- a CDS encoding glycerophosphodiester phosphodiesterase encodes MNNSCVAHRGFSSIAPENTMAAFELAMEQPQVQWIELDVQCSRDGVPVVIHDFTFNRTTDGEGLVRETNWSDIEKLDAGSWKGKSYVGERIPSLGEVLDRCCGKVRLNIELKTQGDMYPDLPAAVIHEVRKRHMQHDVVLTSFEPKALAKAKEIAPEFQTGLIIDARPGDLVNRLKQLQCSFLSIGYTNVDKSLMREMQHEEIQVMAWTVDDKTIMKRLAAIDPTLMLCTNCPDVWEKAFHETARHFFRP; translated from the coding sequence TTGAATAATAGCTGTGTCGCGCACCGTGGTTTTTCTTCCATTGCACCAGAGAATACGATGGCAGCCTTTGAGCTTGCTATGGAGCAGCCCCAAGTACAATGGATCGAACTGGACGTACAATGTTCACGTGATGGTGTTCCCGTTGTTATTCATGACTTTACCTTTAATCGAACAACAGACGGAGAGGGTCTTGTACGGGAGACGAATTGGTCGGACATCGAGAAGTTAGATGCAGGATCATGGAAAGGAAAAAGCTACGTAGGAGAACGGATTCCTTCTCTTGGCGAGGTGTTAGATCGCTGTTGTGGAAAGGTTCGACTGAATATTGAACTGAAAACGCAAGGGGACATGTATCCAGATCTTCCTGCCGCCGTCATTCATGAAGTAAGAAAGAGACATATGCAGCATGATGTGGTGTTGACTTCCTTTGAACCAAAAGCATTAGCTAAAGCTAAAGAGATTGCACCAGAGTTTCAAACGGGATTGATCATTGATGCTCGTCCAGGTGATCTAGTAAATCGTTTAAAGCAATTGCAGTGCAGCTTCCTGTCCATTGGTTATACCAATGTGGATAAATCCTTGATGCGCGAGATGCAACACGAAGAGATTCAGGTGATGGCTTGGACCGTGGACGACAAAACGATTATGAAGCGTCTCGCGGCAATTGATCCTACGCTGATGTTATGTACGAACTGTCCTGATGTGTGGGAGAAGGCATTCCACGAAACAGCACGTCACTTTTTTAGACCCTAA
- a CDS encoding TetR/AcrR family transcriptional regulator produces MSTVQGDKSEAILDAAYGIFGSKGFYETKMSDIADEAGIAKGTIYLYFKSKEQLFIAVSKRDCNSFISRLDYALKSNENTGDKLGAIAKTHLTYYYERRNHTKLFFMAPNNDPDLMKFMKGFMNEYMSMVCEVLKSANVPEPVLLAEAYIGILDRLKMDIMLNPEFNEDDLNKRISFAAALFLDGCRSFIQV; encoded by the coding sequence TTGAGTACTGTTCAAGGAGACAAATCAGAGGCTATTTTGGATGCGGCTTATGGTATCTTTGGTTCAAAAGGATTTTATGAGACCAAGATGTCTGATATTGCAGACGAGGCAGGCATTGCAAAGGGCACGATTTATTTATATTTCAAAAGCAAGGAACAATTATTCATTGCCGTATCGAAGCGGGATTGCAATAGCTTTATTAGCCGGCTTGATTATGCTCTGAAATCCAATGAAAATACGGGTGACAAGCTTGGTGCTATCGCGAAGACGCACTTAACTTATTATTATGAGCGGCGTAATCATACTAAACTATTTTTTATGGCACCTAATAATGACCCTGACCTGATGAAGTTTATGAAGGGGTTCATGAATGAATATATGAGTATGGTATGCGAGGTGCTGAAAAGCGCTAATGTACCTGAGCCTGTGCTGTTAGCCGAGGCTTATATTGGGATTCTGGATCGGCTGAAAATGGACATTATGCTTAACCCGGAGTTTAACGAGGACGATCTGAACAAACGTATTTCCTTTGCAGCTGCGCTGTTCTTGGATGGCTGCCGTTCGTTCATTCAAGTATAG
- the hemH gene encoding ferrochelatase yields the protein MTNTVGVLVMSYGTPENMESIEAYYTHIRRGRAPEPEQLKELSDRYEAIVGGVFPLRENTDNQVRALQETLNKDERASEVEFKCYQGLKHAYPFIEDGVEQMAKDGIQSAIGIVLAPHYSTMSVGSYIKRAREKAEEMGIQMSFIESYHLHPKLIQALSTRVSAKLDMFEEAGAKRGDVRVLFSAHSLPARIVDIGDPYPQQLLETSEVIASRLGITNWQFTWQSAGRTAEPWLGPDILDTLQELSREQVEDVLVAPIGFVSDHLEVLYDLDIEAKAIAKEIDMRLMRTDSLNSDPLYMETLSDVILSQWQQGTDV from the coding sequence CATATTCGGAGAGGTCGTGCACCTGAGCCGGAGCAATTGAAGGAACTTAGTGATCGTTATGAAGCGATTGTTGGAGGCGTGTTCCCCCTTCGGGAAAACACCGATAATCAAGTTCGAGCGTTGCAAGAAACATTGAACAAGGATGAGCGTGCGAGTGAGGTAGAATTCAAATGTTATCAGGGGCTCAAGCATGCTTATCCGTTCATTGAAGATGGTGTGGAGCAGATGGCAAAAGACGGAATTCAGTCCGCCATTGGGATTGTACTTGCTCCCCATTATTCGACGATGAGTGTGGGCAGTTATATTAAGCGCGCACGCGAAAAGGCCGAAGAAATGGGCATTCAGATGTCCTTTATCGAGAGCTATCATCTGCATCCGAAGCTGATTCAGGCTCTGTCTACACGCGTAAGTGCGAAGTTAGATATGTTTGAAGAAGCAGGAGCCAAACGTGGGGATGTTCGTGTATTGTTCAGCGCACATAGCTTGCCGGCACGAATTGTAGATATCGGTGACCCATACCCACAACAGCTACTGGAAACGTCTGAGGTTATTGCTTCTCGATTGGGTATCACGAACTGGCAATTTACGTGGCAGAGTGCGGGGCGTACAGCCGAGCCTTGGCTTGGTCCTGATATTTTGGATACACTTCAGGAGCTTTCCCGTGAGCAGGTAGAGGATGTGTTAGTCGCTCCAATCGGTTTCGTATCGGATCACCTGGAAGTCCTGTATGATCTGGATATTGAGGCCAAAGCGATTGCTAAAGAGATCGATATGCGCCTTATGCGTACAGATTCTCTGAACAGTGACCCACTCTACATGGAGACGCTCAGTGACGTCATTCTAAGCCAGTGGCAGCAAGGAACGGATGTGTAA
- the hemY gene encoding protoporphyrinogen oxidase: MEDKKRRVVVVGGGLTGLSAAFYIRKHYREAGFEPVITLVERSSSMGGMIETLHRDGFVIEKGPDSFLARKTAMIDLAKELEIDHELVSQNPESKKTYIMQRGKLHPMPAGLVLGIPTELRPFLRSGLVSPAGKMRALMDFFIPPKRTTEDESLGYMIERRLGTEVLENLTEPLLAGIYAGDMRRLSLQATFPQFGEVERDYGSLIRGMMTGRKPAETHTGTKKSAFLNFRQGLQSLVHALVHDLQDVEQLLNTSVQSLNVQAGSEARYTVQLDNGHSLDADEVVITVPTYVASSLLQPHVDTAALDAINYVSVANVVLAFEKKDVEHVFDGSGFLVPRKEGRNITACTWTSTKWLHTSPDDKVLLRCYVGRSGDEQNVELPDDALTELVMKDLRETMGIEATPIFAEITRLRKSMPQYPVGHLEHISALREELGKQLPGVYIAGAGYEGVGLPDCIRQAKEMSMQAVQQLAAN; this comes from the coding sequence ATGGAAGATAAGAAACGGCGTGTCGTCGTTGTAGGCGGCGGACTAACCGGCCTCAGCGCGGCATTCTATATACGGAAGCATTATCGGGAAGCAGGGTTTGAACCTGTAATTACTCTAGTGGAGAGAAGCTCCTCCATGGGTGGCATGATTGAGACCCTTCACCGTGACGGATTTGTTATTGAAAAGGGACCGGATTCGTTCCTAGCTCGCAAAACAGCGATGATTGATCTGGCTAAGGAACTTGAGATTGACCATGAACTCGTGAGTCAGAATCCGGAGTCTAAGAAGACATACATTATGCAGCGTGGCAAGCTTCATCCAATGCCAGCAGGACTCGTTCTGGGTATTCCCACGGAGCTTAGACCTTTTCTGCGGAGTGGTCTGGTATCTCCCGCAGGCAAAATGCGTGCGTTAATGGATTTCTTCATTCCTCCCAAACGTACAACAGAAGATGAGTCATTGGGCTATATGATTGAACGACGCCTAGGTACGGAAGTGCTTGAGAATCTAACTGAACCGTTACTAGCAGGCATTTATGCAGGGGATATGCGCCGACTAAGTCTACAAGCTACCTTTCCTCAATTCGGAGAGGTTGAGAGAGATTATGGTAGCCTGATTCGAGGCATGATGACAGGCCGTAAACCTGCAGAAACTCACACAGGCACGAAAAAAAGTGCTTTTCTTAATTTCCGTCAGGGGCTTCAGAGTCTTGTTCATGCACTTGTGCATGATTTACAAGATGTCGAGCAACTGCTGAATACCTCAGTACAATCACTGAATGTTCAGGCTGGAAGTGAAGCTAGATATACGGTTCAATTGGACAATGGGCATAGCCTTGATGCGGATGAGGTTGTGATTACAGTGCCTACGTATGTCGCATCATCGTTACTGCAACCTCATGTCGATACGGCGGCACTTGATGCGATTAATTATGTATCTGTAGCCAATGTTGTGCTTGCCTTTGAGAAAAAAGATGTGGAGCATGTATTCGATGGTTCTGGCTTCCTCGTTCCGCGTAAGGAAGGCCGCAACATCACTGCCTGCACCTGGACATCTACGAAGTGGCTACATACTAGCCCAGATGATAAAGTGCTGCTGCGCTGTTATGTTGGCCGTTCCGGGGATGAGCAGAATGTGGAGCTTCCGGATGATGCGCTTACAGAATTGGTGATGAAGGATCTACGTGAGACAATGGGCATTGAAGCCACGCCAATTTTTGCTGAGATCACTCGACTTCGCAAGTCGATGCCTCAATATCCGGTAGGTCACTTAGAGCATATCTCCGCATTGCGTGAAGAGCTTGGCAAACAGTTGCCTGGTGTATATATCGCGGGTGCGGGTTATGAAGGTGTAGGGTTACCTGACTGCATTAGACAGGCAAAAGAAATGTCGATGCAAGCAGTACAGCAACTTGCTGCAAATTAA
- a CDS encoding ABC-F family ATP-binding cassette domain-containing protein codes for MNIMTVEQISKSYGEKILFKDASFGMGDQDKIGVVGVNGTGKSTFLRVIAGMEPADSGQIATGNDVRIQFLAQNPQFNPDNTVLQQVFEGDSPEMKTVREYTETMELLELNSSDPALQERLMRLNQQMEQLQTWQMESEAKSILSKLGIRQFDARMGTLSGGQRKRVALASALIHPCELLILDEPTNHIDNDSVVWLEQYLQKRRGALLMITHDRYFLDRVANVMLELDHGRLFRYEANYTRFLELKAEREERESASEQKRQNLLRTELAWIRRGAKARTTKQKARIDRYEQLKDQQGLNRSGSMDVSVGSTRLGKKILEIEHLSKSAGGRKLIEDLSYIAVPGDRVGIVGPNGSGKSTLLQMISGKLEPDAGEVSVGPTVNLGYFTQEHQEMDESLRVIEYIKEVAENVKTADGSLITASQMLERFLFTPTAQWTPISRLSGGEKRRLYLLRVLMAAPNVLLLDEPTNDLDIQTLAVLEDYLDDFPGVVFVVSHDRYFLDRTVDKVLSFEGEGAVRVHVGDYSEYAEWMLKNVTSNTATASQTNSAAASTDSKSSTDERKSATSTAKPKLKFSFKEQREYDQIDENIEKAESNLGRINTDMEAAFSDSARLQELMSEQAEAERHLEELMERWTYLNELAEQIEQNKS; via the coding sequence ATGAACATAATGACTGTAGAGCAAATTTCAAAAAGCTATGGCGAAAAAATATTGTTCAAGGATGCCTCATTTGGTATGGGGGATCAAGACAAAATTGGGGTCGTAGGTGTGAATGGAACAGGAAAGTCAACGTTCCTACGTGTAATAGCAGGCATGGAGCCTGCGGATAGTGGACAGATTGCCACCGGGAACGATGTACGCATTCAATTTCTCGCACAAAATCCTCAATTTAATCCAGACAATACCGTACTGCAACAAGTGTTTGAAGGCGACAGCCCTGAGATGAAGACAGTGCGTGAATATACCGAGACGATGGAATTATTGGAACTTAATTCTTCTGACCCAGCCTTGCAAGAGCGACTGATGCGTTTGAATCAACAGATGGAACAGCTCCAGACTTGGCAGATGGAGAGCGAAGCCAAAAGCATTCTATCCAAGCTGGGCATTCGACAATTCGATGCACGTATGGGCACATTGTCTGGAGGACAGCGTAAAAGGGTAGCTCTAGCTTCCGCGTTAATTCACCCGTGTGAACTGCTTATTTTGGATGAGCCGACCAACCATATTGATAATGACTCTGTTGTGTGGCTGGAGCAATATTTGCAAAAGCGTCGTGGAGCTCTCTTGATGATTACGCATGACAGGTACTTCCTCGATCGTGTTGCTAATGTCATGCTTGAGCTAGACCATGGACGATTATTCCGGTACGAGGCGAACTATACGCGTTTCCTAGAATTGAAAGCAGAGCGAGAAGAACGTGAGTCTGCATCAGAGCAGAAACGGCAAAATCTGCTGCGTACAGAGCTTGCTTGGATTAGACGCGGTGCAAAAGCTCGTACGACCAAACAAAAAGCGAGAATTGATCGCTATGAGCAATTGAAGGATCAACAAGGGCTGAATCGTTCCGGCTCAATGGACGTTTCTGTTGGCTCCACCCGTTTAGGGAAGAAGATTCTGGAGATTGAGCATTTATCCAAATCTGCAGGTGGACGTAAACTGATTGAAGATCTGAGTTACATCGCTGTACCAGGAGATCGAGTAGGGATCGTTGGCCCGAATGGTAGTGGTAAATCGACGCTGTTACAGATGATTTCCGGTAAGCTGGAACCGGACGCAGGTGAGGTTTCTGTGGGGCCAACTGTTAACCTCGGTTACTTCACACAGGAACATCAGGAGATGGATGAATCGCTTCGCGTTATTGAGTACATCAAGGAAGTTGCTGAGAACGTGAAAACGGCAGATGGTTCGCTAATAACTGCATCGCAAATGTTAGAACGTTTCCTCTTCACGCCTACAGCACAATGGACGCCAATCTCTCGGTTGTCGGGTGGGGAGAAGCGTAGACTTTATTTGCTTCGTGTATTAATGGCTGCACCTAACGTTTTACTGCTCGATGAGCCTACGAATGACTTGGATATTCAGACATTAGCTGTACTAGAAGATTATTTGGATGATTTCCCTGGCGTTGTATTCGTTGTATCCCATGATCGATACTTCTTGGATCGTACGGTAGATAAGGTTCTTTCCTTTGAAGGTGAAGGTGCTGTGAGGGTTCATGTGGGCGATTATAGTGAGTATGCAGAATGGATGTTGAAGAATGTGACATCTAATACGGCTACGGCCTCTCAGACAAACAGTGCGGCGGCAAGTACTGATTCCAAATCATCAACGGATGAGCGTAAGTCGGCTACTTCTACAGCGAAGCCTAAGCTGAAATTCAGCTTCAAGGAACAACGTGAGTATGATCAAATTGATGAGAATATTGAGAAAGCTGAGTCCAATCTGGGAAGGATCAATACCGATATGGAGGCAGCCTTCAGTGACTCTGCCCGTCTGCAGGAGTTGATGTCGGAACAGGCAGAGGCCGAGCGTCATCTAGAAGAACTGATGGAGCGTTGGACGTACTTGAATGAACTGGCAGAGCAAATTGAGCAAAACAAATCGTAA
- a CDS encoding CapA family protein, which yields MYPPRSQRSEVKKKTRRTRKRIVWVINLLLIVMIGLVCLYYVIEMREQADRAVEVTTVTPESSGEVEPQGGDPLTTPEATPETDDTAEEEPAVSNDQDAEEASKDQTNNTEDATNADSKDTSGTDVKQPAKPSKSDSSKGNGSSATAPVKQEPVNSANDVTIHFVGDIQFSGKVAELLEKNGYDYPFQKLGNLFKEDDLTIGNLETPVTTGGTGAANKTYVYKSSPKALAAMADAGFDAVNLANNHILDQGVEGLVDTLGYLKEYGIAHTGAGMNQDEAYAPTYLERKGMKIALLGFSRVVPEASWKAEGNRAGVAEAYNSTAAVKAIQDARKNADLVIVVAHWGVERVSTPNDDQTRLAHEFVDAGADLVIGGHPHVLQGMEYYKGKWIAYSTGNFIFSKSTTEETWKTAVFQARCSAEAKCSMKVIPYEAALGQAIPMLGEANKLLLQQMTQLSPGVRFDASGVASPI from the coding sequence ATGTATCCGCCAAGATCCCAACGAAGTGAAGTAAAGAAAAAAACGAGACGTACTCGCAAACGGATTGTTTGGGTCATTAATTTGTTGCTGATAGTAATGATCGGACTTGTATGCTTGTATTATGTCATTGAAATGAGAGAGCAGGCAGATCGTGCGGTGGAGGTGACAACGGTCACTCCAGAATCTTCTGGTGAGGTAGAACCTCAAGGCGGTGACCCGTTAACGACACCTGAGGCAACCCCTGAGACGGATGATACTGCGGAAGAGGAGCCGGCTGTGTCCAATGACCAAGATGCTGAAGAAGCTAGTAAGGACCAGACGAATAACACAGAAGATGCTACCAACGCGGATTCGAAAGATACGTCTGGAACGGACGTCAAGCAGCCGGCCAAACCGTCTAAGTCAGACAGCTCTAAAGGGAACGGTAGCTCAGCAACAGCACCGGTGAAGCAAGAGCCTGTTAATTCAGCTAATGACGTAACGATTCATTTTGTCGGGGACATACAGTTCTCGGGAAAAGTAGCTGAGCTGCTGGAGAAGAATGGATACGATTATCCCTTTCAGAAGTTAGGCAACCTTTTTAAGGAGGATGACCTGACAATTGGAAACCTGGAAACACCGGTAACGACTGGTGGTACGGGTGCAGCTAACAAAACATATGTATACAAATCTTCGCCCAAAGCGTTAGCGGCTATGGCAGATGCTGGATTTGATGCGGTTAATCTCGCGAACAATCATATTTTGGATCAGGGTGTCGAAGGTCTAGTGGATACGCTAGGTTATCTGAAGGAATATGGAATCGCTCACACCGGAGCAGGTATGAATCAGGATGAAGCATATGCGCCTACATATCTGGAGCGTAAAGGAATGAAAATTGCATTACTCGGCTTCAGCCGTGTCGTACCTGAGGCGAGTTGGAAGGCAGAAGGCAATCGAGCTGGAGTAGCTGAAGCCTACAATTCCACTGCCGCGGTAAAAGCAATTCAAGATGCACGTAAGAATGCGGATCTCGTTATTGTTGTGGCGCATTGGGGTGTAGAGCGAGTAAGCACGCCCAATGATGATCAGACGCGCTTGGCACATGAATTTGTAGATGCAGGAGCAGACCTTGTTATAGGGGGTCATCCGCATGTGTTACAGGGCATGGAATACTATAAGGGTAAATGGATCGCATACAGTACAGGTAATTTTATTTTCTCCAAATCAACTACAGAGGAAACATGGAAAACGGCTGTATTTCAAGCTCGCTGCAGTGCAGAAGCCAAATGCAGTATGAAGGTAATTCCTTATGAGGCTGCACTGGGTCAGGCCATTCCTATGCTAGGCGAAGCTAATAAGCTATTGTTACAGCAGATGACTCAGCTTTCACCAGGTGTTCGCTTTGATGCCAGCGGTGTTGCTTCCCCTATTTAA